In Candidatus Caccoplasma merdavium, one DNA window encodes the following:
- a CDS encoding branched-chain amino acid aminotransferase — MKDIDWSNLPFGYMRTDYNVRCYYRNGAWGELELCSEETINLHMAATSLHYGQEGFEGLKAYRGQDGKIRIFRPEANAERLQSTCRGILMPELPTELFVNAVKKVVKANERFIPPYESGAALYIRPLLIGISAQVGVHPASEYLFVVFVTPVGPYFKGGFATNPYVIIREFDRSAPLGTGIYKVGGNYAASLRANKMAHDLGYSCEFYLDAKEKKYIDECGAANFFGIKDNTYITPLSTSILPSITNRSLMQLAEDLGMKVERRPVPEEELATFEEAGACGTAAVISPIERIDDLENKKSYVIAKDGKPGPVCTKLYNKLRAIQYGDEPDTHNWVTILD; from the coding sequence ATGAAAGATATAGATTGGTCGAACCTTCCGTTCGGATACATGCGCACCGACTATAATGTACGCTGCTACTACCGCAACGGGGCATGGGGCGAGTTGGAACTCTGCTCCGAAGAAACCATCAACCTGCACATGGCCGCCACAAGCCTCCACTACGGACAAGAAGGTTTTGAAGGTCTGAAAGCCTATCGCGGCCAAGACGGCAAGATACGCATCTTCCGTCCCGAAGCCAACGCCGAGCGTCTGCAAAGCACCTGCCGCGGCATACTCATGCCCGAATTGCCCACCGAGTTGTTTGTCAACGCCGTGAAGAAAGTGGTCAAAGCCAACGAACGCTTTATCCCGCCCTACGAAAGCGGAGCCGCCCTCTACATACGACCGCTGCTCATCGGCATCAGCGCCCAAGTGGGAGTACACCCCGCCAGCGAATACCTCTTCGTGGTGTTTGTAACCCCCGTAGGGCCATACTTCAAAGGCGGATTCGCCACCAACCCCTACGTCATCATTCGCGAGTTCGACCGTTCGGCCCCTCTCGGCACCGGCATCTACAAAGTCGGCGGCAACTACGCGGCCAGCTTGCGTGCCAACAAAATGGCGCATGACTTGGGCTACTCCTGCGAATTCTACCTCGACGCCAAAGAGAAAAAATACATCGACGAATGCGGTGCGGCCAACTTCTTCGGCATCAAAGACAACACCTACATCACCCCGCTGTCGACCTCGATTCTGCCCTCCATCACCAACCGCAGCCTCATGCAGCTGGCCGAAGACCTGGGCATGAAAGTCGAACGTCGTCCCGTTCCCGAGGAAGAACTGGCCACCTTCGAAGAAGCCGGCGCCTGCGGAACCGCCGCCGTCATCAGCCCCATCGAGCGCATCGACGACCTCGAAAACAAGAAATCGTATGTCATCGCCAAAGACGGCAAGCCCGGCCCCGTGTGCACCAAGCTCTACAACAAGCTGCGCGCAATCCAGTATGGCGACGAGCCCGACACGCACAACTGGGTAACCATCTTGGACTAA
- a CDS encoding HD domain-containing protein has translation MDPFTLIDKYYTKGTKLYDILVTHSRKVAEKAIEIARLHPELDADETFLHEAAMLHDIGIYLTHAPDIACFGTRPYICHGSLGSELLKNEGLPRHALVCERHTGAGLSLDDIIRENLPIPHRDMLPISIEEQIICYADKFYTKSEPDCEKTPEEIRRSLSKYGEASVKRFEQWDLSFSSKNY, from the coding sequence ATGGACCCGTTTACCCTCATCGACAAATACTACACCAAAGGCACAAAGCTCTATGACATACTGGTCACGCACAGCCGGAAAGTAGCCGAGAAAGCAATAGAAATAGCCCGCTTGCACCCGGAACTTGATGCCGACGAGACCTTTCTCCACGAAGCGGCCATGCTGCACGACATAGGCATCTACCTCACCCATGCCCCCGACATCGCCTGTTTCGGCACCCGCCCCTACATCTGTCACGGCTCGTTGGGCAGCGAATTGCTCAAAAACGAAGGGTTACCCCGACATGCCTTGGTGTGCGAGCGGCACACGGGAGCAGGGCTCTCACTCGACGACATCATCAGAGAAAACCTGCCCATTCCCCATCGCGACATGTTGCCGATAAGCATCGAGGAACAAATCATCTGCTACGCCGACAAATTTTACACCAAATCGGAACCCGACTGCGAAAAAACACCCGAAGAAATCAGACGGAGCCTGTCGAAATACGGAGAGGCATCGGTAAAACGATTTGAGCAATGGGACTTATCTTTCTCATCTAAAAATTATTAA
- a CDS encoding LPS-assembly protein LptD yields MPPKYKIFYLILFFLGLFSTAISAATDSHESTSGISRHDIEAYHAYLSTLYAPSAESVGKERKRRKDKKSELADSTATVDTALQTTGPLRQEPVDTATAGSALSRGGLISDTTNRASTPSDSTFSLVADTTGIGLDTTSLAPDTAATDSARAPRKEAFEDVITYHANDSAVFTSNNMGFLFGGGVVTYQTMELTADEMHMDMDSSQIFATGRPDSVGDIVGKPIFKDPSGEYETSTMKYNFDTQKAFITNVITQQGEGFLTGGKTKKNPDDSYFLKDGKYTTCDNHEHPHFYLQLTKAKMRPKKDVVAGPAYMVLGGVPLPLAIPFGYFPFSEKYSSGIIMPTFGDESARGFYLRDGGYYFAINDYIDLALTGEIYTKGSWGINAQSAYVKRYKFSGNFFISYLVTILGDKGMPDYSKQTNFKLTWSHTQDRKANPNLTFSSSVNFATSGYSHNNLTNYGNSTAFTNNTTSSTVSLSYNIPNSPFSFALTANVTQRNSDSTLNVSFPNLTINMSRIYPFKRKNRVGKEKWYEKISLNYSGNFKNSIQTKQNQFLKSNLIKDWSNGMQHNIPISATFTAFKYINITPSFSFTDRMYTNRVMQSWDPRTSSVVRDTTYGFYNVYNYSFSVSAQTKLYGYYRPLPFIGKKIPMIRHVLTPTVRFSGAPDFGASRYGYWQRYMRINSDGTPEEVYYSPFSGSSYGVPGRGKTGSVSLSVANNLEMKVNTDKDTTGVRKVSLIENLSASMSYNMAADSLNWSNLNTSLLIKLTKQFNLQVSAVFDPYTYQLSSNGSPVKVNVPRWKAGKGFARLSSAGTSFSYTFNNSTFQRKDKKNQPQNEEEPINPEDEILSNADQITESENNESKEKDEPMKMRDGYMVWEVPWSLSINYSINYSYGNFNKEKMEYDGRINQNLSISGNIQPTKNWSFSFSASYNFVTKRLAYMNCNITRDMHCWSMSASLIPVGAFKSYNFSIRVKSSILSDLKYDKSGNSYDALDWY; encoded by the coding sequence ATGCCACCGAAATATAAGATTTTCTACCTCATACTCTTCTTTCTCGGATTATTCTCTACCGCCATCTCGGCTGCCACAGATAGTCACGAGAGCACCAGCGGCATATCCCGTCATGACATCGAAGCCTATCACGCTTACCTGAGCACACTCTACGCGCCAAGCGCCGAAAGCGTCGGCAAGGAACGGAAACGGAGAAAAGACAAAAAAAGCGAACTGGCCGACTCGACCGCGACGGTCGACACGGCCCTGCAAACGACCGGCCCCCTTCGGCAAGAACCGGTCGACACGGCCACGGCAGGCTCGGCACTTTCCCGCGGCGGCCTCATCTCCGACACCACAAACCGGGCAAGCACCCCCTCCGACTCGACATTCTCCCTCGTAGCCGACACGACCGGCATCGGGCTCGACACCACGTCCCTGGCACCCGACACGGCCGCCACCGACTCGGCCCGCGCACCGCGCAAAGAGGCGTTCGAAGACGTCATCACCTACCATGCCAACGACTCGGCCGTCTTCACCAGCAACAACATGGGATTCCTTTTCGGCGGCGGCGTCGTAACCTATCAAACGATGGAACTTACCGCCGACGAGATGCACATGGACATGGACAGCAGCCAGATTTTCGCGACCGGGCGTCCCGACTCCGTGGGTGACATCGTGGGCAAACCCATATTCAAAGACCCCAGCGGCGAGTATGAGACCTCGACGATGAAATACAACTTCGACACACAGAAGGCATTCATCACCAACGTCATCACCCAACAAGGCGAAGGATTCCTCACGGGCGGCAAAACCAAAAAGAACCCCGACGACTCCTACTTCCTCAAAGACGGGAAATACACGACTTGCGACAACCACGAACACCCGCACTTCTACCTGCAACTGACCAAGGCCAAGATGCGACCCAAGAAAGACGTCGTGGCCGGTCCCGCCTACATGGTGCTGGGCGGCGTACCGCTACCGCTGGCCATACCGTTCGGATATTTTCCCTTTTCCGAGAAATACAGTTCGGGTATCATCATGCCCACCTTCGGAGACGAAAGCGCCCGAGGGTTTTACCTGCGCGACGGCGGCTACTATTTCGCCATCAACGACTACATCGACCTGGCACTTACCGGGGAGATTTACACCAAAGGGTCATGGGGCATCAACGCCCAGTCGGCCTATGTAAAACGGTATAAATTCTCGGGCAACTTCTTCATCAGCTACCTCGTCACCATACTGGGCGACAAAGGAATGCCCGACTACTCGAAACAGACCAACTTCAAGCTCACCTGGTCGCACACCCAAGACCGCAAGGCCAACCCCAACCTCACCTTCTCGTCGAGCGTGAACTTTGCCACCAGCGGTTACAGCCACAACAACCTGACCAACTACGGCAACTCCACGGCCTTCACCAACAACACGACCAGTTCGACCGTGAGCCTCTCCTACAACATACCCAACTCTCCTTTCAGCTTCGCCCTCACGGCAAACGTGACGCAACGCAACTCCGACTCCACCCTGAACGTCTCTTTCCCCAACCTCACCATCAACATGAGTCGCATTTACCCCTTCAAACGGAAAAACCGTGTAGGAAAAGAGAAATGGTACGAGAAAATCAGCCTCAACTACTCGGGAAACTTCAAGAACTCGATACAGACCAAGCAAAACCAGTTCCTCAAATCGAATCTTATCAAGGATTGGAGCAACGGCATGCAGCACAACATACCGATATCGGCCACGTTCACGGCATTCAAATATATCAACATCACCCCGTCGTTCTCCTTCACCGACCGCATGTATACCAACCGCGTCATGCAGTCCTGGGACCCGCGCACCTCATCGGTCGTCAGAGATACGACCTACGGTTTTTACAACGTATATAACTACTCGTTCAGCGTGAGCGCACAGACCAAACTCTACGGTTACTACCGCCCGTTGCCCTTCATCGGGAAGAAAATCCCCATGATACGCCACGTCCTCACCCCCACCGTGCGTTTCTCGGGAGCCCCCGACTTCGGTGCTTCACGCTATGGTTACTGGCAACGCTACATGCGCATCAACTCCGACGGCACCCCCGAAGAGGTCTACTATTCACCCTTCTCGGGCAGTTCCTACGGCGTGCCCGGTCGAGGCAAGACCGGCTCGGTGAGCCTCTCGGTGGCCAACAACCTCGAAATGAAAGTCAATACCGACAAAGACACTACGGGTGTGCGCAAAGTAAGCCTCATCGAAAATCTCTCGGCCAGCATGAGCTACAACATGGCGGCCGACTCACTCAATTGGAGCAACCTCAACACATCACTTCTCATCAAACTCACCAAGCAGTTCAACCTGCAAGTGAGCGCCGTCTTCGACCCCTACACCTACCAGCTCAGTTCCAACGGCTCACCCGTGAAAGTCAACGTGCCGCGCTGGAAAGCCGGCAAAGGGTTTGCCCGCCTGTCGAGTGCCGGCACCTCGTTTTCCTACACCTTCAACAACAGCACTTTCCAACGGAAAGATAAAAAGAACCAGCCTCAAAACGAGGAAGAACCCATCAACCCCGAAGATGAAATCCTCTCAAACGCCGACCAAATAACCGAATCGGAGAATAACGAGTCGAAAGAGAAAGATGAACCCATGAAGATGCGCGACGGGTATATGGTGTGGGAAGTCCCGTGGAGCTTGTCGATCAACTACTCCATCAATTACAGCTACGGCAACTTCAACAAGGAGAAAATGGAATATGACGGCCGCATCAACCAGAACCTGAGTATTTCGGGCAACATTCAGCCCACCAAGAACTGGTCGTTCTCCTTCTCGGCCAGCTACAACTTCGTAACCAAACGCCTGGCTTACATGAACTGCAACATCACCCGCGACATGCACTGCTGGTCGATGAGTGCCAGCCTCATACCCGTGGGTGCGTTCAAGTCCTACAATTTCAGCATACGCGTAAAATCGTCGATACTCAGCGACCTGAAATACGACAAGAGCGGCAACTCCTACGACGCCCTCGACTGGTATTGA
- the galE gene encoding UDP-glucose 4-epimerase GalE has product MKAKILVTGGAGYIGSHTTVELQNAGYEVVILDNLSNSNADVIDGIERITGTRPAFEKMDMQDKDALRALFEKHPGIKGVINFAASKAVGESVKKPLLYYRNNLVTILNLLDLMPEYGVEALVFSSSCTVYGQPDVLPVDESAPIKPALSPYGNTKQICEEIITDTIHAGAPFKSILLRYFNPIGAHPSAEIGELPLGTPQNLLPYITQTAIGIRPQLSVFGDDYATPDGSCIRDYINVVDLAQAHVKAIDRMLGNQSDEKVEIFNLGTGQGVSVFELIHTFEEATGVKLNYKIAPRREGDITQVWADPRKANTVLGWKAETSLADTLKSAWRWQLHLREKGIM; this is encoded by the coding sequence ATGAAAGCAAAGATACTCGTCACCGGCGGTGCCGGATACATCGGGTCGCACACGACGGTCGAACTGCAAAATGCCGGTTATGAAGTGGTCATACTCGACAATCTCTCCAACTCCAACGCCGATGTCATCGACGGCATCGAACGCATCACAGGCACCCGTCCGGCCTTTGAGAAAATGGACATGCAAGACAAAGACGCCCTGCGGGCACTCTTTGAGAAACACCCGGGAATCAAAGGCGTCATCAATTTCGCGGCCAGCAAGGCCGTGGGCGAATCGGTCAAGAAACCGCTGCTTTACTACCGCAACAACCTCGTGACCATACTCAACCTGCTCGACCTCATGCCCGAATACGGGGTCGAAGCACTCGTCTTCTCGTCGTCGTGCACCGTCTACGGTCAACCCGACGTGCTGCCGGTCGACGAGTCGGCCCCCATAAAACCGGCATTGTCGCCCTACGGGAACACCAAACAGATATGTGAGGAAATCATCACCGACACGATACATGCGGGAGCCCCCTTCAAGTCGATACTGCTCCGCTATTTCAACCCCATCGGGGCTCACCCCAGCGCCGAAATCGGAGAGCTGCCTCTCGGCACGCCCCAAAACCTCTTGCCCTACATCACGCAGACGGCCATCGGCATACGGCCGCAACTGAGCGTCTTCGGCGATGACTACGCGACCCCCGACGGCTCGTGCATACGCGACTACATCAATGTTGTCGACCTGGCACAAGCCCATGTGAAAGCCATCGACCGCATGCTGGGAAACCAAAGCGACGAGAAGGTAGAGATTTTCAATCTCGGAACCGGCCAAGGAGTATCGGTATTCGAACTGATTCACACCTTCGAGGAGGCAACCGGCGTGAAACTCAACTACAAAATCGCACCGCGCCGCGAAGGCGACATCACCCAAGTGTGGGCCGACCCCCGGAAAGCCAACACGGTATTGGGGTGGAAAGCCGAAACCTCCCTGGCCGACACCCTGAAATCGGCTTGGAGATGGCAACTGCACCTGCGCGAAAAAGGCATCATGTAA
- a CDS encoding transcriptional repressor, producing MSDNDIIELFREKKLRLTPQRMSIYRAVRELHHPTAEEVWELVRKKIPALTVATVYNTLECLVNAGLAEKVFTLDNKMYFDADTRPHQHLYDNRTHNISDLHESGLSEVIRRHIEGLEELKDFELEDIKIQLIGHYNRPKK from the coding sequence ATGAGCGACAACGACATCATAGAACTGTTCAGGGAAAAGAAACTGCGGCTCACACCGCAACGCATGAGCATCTATCGAGCCGTGCGGGAACTGCATCACCCGACAGCCGAAGAGGTATGGGAGCTCGTGCGCAAGAAAATTCCCGCCCTCACCGTCGCCACGGTCTACAACACCCTCGAATGCCTGGTCAACGCCGGGCTGGCCGAAAAGGTATTCACGCTCGACAACAAAATGTATTTCGACGCCGACACCCGGCCACACCAACACCTCTACGACAATCGCACCCACAACATCAGCGACCTGCACGAAAGCGGTCTCTCCGAGGTGATCCGGCGGCACATCGAGGGTCTCGAAGAACTGAAAGACTTCGAATTGGAAGACATAAAAATACAACTCATCGGCCACTACAACCGGCCGAAAAAATAA